The Allorhodopirellula heiligendammensis genome includes a window with the following:
- a CDS encoding REP-associated tyrosine transposase, whose product MPNWRRALVPGGTYFFTVVTDRRRPIFESEVARAILGNVIRECRHSHPFEVRAIVLMPDHLHSIWCMRPGDADYSGRWQWIKTQFTKRWLASGGSECAVTVGRRMDGRRGVWQPKFWEHAIEEEADFESHFNYIHYNPAKHGYVRCPVDWPWSTFHHWVQQGVYSAHWACGDRDPRLNFDPIEKTVGE is encoded by the coding sequence ATGCCTAATTGGAGACGTGCTTTGGTTCCGGGGGGGACCTATTTCTTTACGGTCGTCACGGATCGTCGTCGACCGATCTTTGAGTCAGAGGTTGCGCGGGCGATCTTGGGAAATGTGATTCGCGAGTGCCGACATTCTCATCCCTTCGAGGTCCGCGCAATCGTCTTGATGCCCGATCACCTCCATTCGATTTGGTGCATGCGTCCCGGGGACGCCGATTACTCCGGTCGTTGGCAATGGATCAAAACCCAGTTTACCAAGCGTTGGTTGGCATCGGGTGGATCGGAATGTGCGGTGACAGTTGGGCGGAGGATGGATGGTCGACGTGGGGTTTGGCAACCGAAGTTTTGGGAACACGCGATTGAAGAAGAAGCTGATTTCGAAAGCCATTTCAATTACATCCATTACAACCCCGCGAAGCACGGATACGTGCGTTGCCCAGTCGATTGGCCGTGGTCGACGTTCCATCATTGGGTGCAGCAGGGCGTTTATTCTGCGCATTGGGCATGCGGCGACCGCGATCCAAGATTGAATTTCGATCCTATCGAAAAGACAGTCGGCGAGTAG
- the aspS gene encoding aspartate--tRNA ligase: protein MLRTHTCGQLRKSDVGSPVTLCGWVESKRDHGGAVFIDLRDRYGLTQVVIGPPEAGEAMIDAAGHVPNESVVLIRGQVADRLEGKTNAKLPTGDIEVRTEHFEVLSVSQTPPFTPGQSVLPGEDLRLKYRYLDLRRKEMQNALIRRSEIIKCMRDYFAEHDFIDVETPILGRSTPEGARDYLVPSRVHPGDFYALPQSPQLYKQILMVAGFDRYVQVAKCFRDEDLRADRQPEFTQLDIEMSFIDANDIIELIDGLVAKTAKQVLGKDITLPLPRMTYEEAMRRFGSDAPDLRFGLEIVDVTSVAAKTEFRVFRGTADAGNFVRGIRVPGAATLYSRRQIDDLTKYVQQDFGAKGLAWFRVEDDQTLWSPIAKNFTPEHLAEIRELMGGEPGDLLMFLADSWEVTCKGLSGLRKRLAAELKLYAPGELNCSWVTEFPMFERDEESGRYVAMHHPFTAPLAEDLPHLKESPEKCRAQAYDLVINGSEAGGGTIRIHDSEIQSQVFELLGMDEATAQDRFGFLLDALRFGAPPHGGIALGVDRWVMLFAGLDNIREVIAFPKTQKAADLMTQAPGEVDAAQLNELQLRTVSVKT from the coding sequence GTGCTTCGTACCCATACCTGCGGCCAACTCCGCAAATCCGATGTCGGTTCGCCTGTCACCCTCTGCGGTTGGGTCGAAAGCAAACGCGATCACGGCGGCGCTGTTTTCATCGACTTGCGGGATCGCTACGGCTTAACCCAAGTCGTGATCGGGCCACCCGAAGCTGGCGAGGCCATGATTGACGCCGCCGGCCACGTACCCAACGAATCTGTCGTGCTGATCCGAGGCCAGGTCGCTGATCGGCTCGAAGGAAAAACGAATGCCAAGCTTCCGACGGGTGACATTGAAGTCCGCACGGAGCATTTCGAAGTTCTATCCGTCTCGCAGACGCCGCCCTTCACGCCGGGACAATCGGTGTTGCCGGGCGAAGACCTGCGACTGAAGTATCGCTATCTCGATCTCCGCCGCAAAGAAATGCAGAACGCATTGATCCGCCGTAGCGAGATCATCAAGTGCATGCGGGATTACTTTGCCGAACACGACTTCATCGATGTCGAGACCCCGATCCTGGGACGCAGTACGCCCGAGGGAGCTCGCGACTATCTCGTCCCCAGCCGCGTCCATCCAGGGGATTTTTATGCGTTGCCGCAGTCGCCGCAGTTGTACAAGCAGATCCTGATGGTGGCGGGCTTCGATCGCTACGTGCAGGTCGCCAAATGTTTTCGTGATGAAGATCTGCGGGCCGACCGCCAGCCTGAATTCACACAGCTTGACATTGAAATGTCATTTATCGATGCCAATGATATTATTGAGCTGATTGATGGGTTGGTTGCCAAAACAGCCAAGCAGGTGCTTGGCAAAGACATCACCTTGCCGCTGCCACGGATGACGTACGAAGAAGCGATGCGGCGTTTTGGCAGCGACGCGCCGGATCTGCGGTTTGGGTTGGAAATCGTCGACGTCACCTCCGTGGCGGCGAAGACCGAATTTCGGGTGTTCCGAGGTACGGCGGACGCCGGCAATTTTGTTCGCGGCATTCGTGTTCCCGGCGCAGCCACGTTGTACTCGCGGCGTCAAATCGACGATCTGACCAAGTACGTGCAGCAGGATTTTGGTGCCAAGGGGTTGGCCTGGTTCCGGGTGGAAGACGACCAGACCCTGTGGAGCCCGATCGCCAAAAACTTCACTCCTGAACACCTGGCGGAAATTCGTGAATTGATGGGCGGAGAGCCTGGCGACTTGCTGATGTTCTTGGCCGACTCTTGGGAGGTGACCTGCAAGGGTCTGTCGGGGCTTCGCAAGCGACTTGCGGCGGAACTCAAGCTGTATGCTCCGGGTGAACTCAATTGCAGCTGGGTAACCGAGTTCCCGATGTTCGAGCGAGATGAAGAGAGTGGTCGCTACGTCGCGATGCACCACCCCTTCACTGCACCGCTAGCCGAGGACCTGCCGCATTTAAAGGAGTCGCCTGAAAAATGTCGAGCCCAAGCTTACGATCTTGTGATCAACGGGAGTGAAGCGGGCGGGGGTACGATTCGGATCCACGACAGTGAAATTCAATCGCAAGTTTTCGAATTGCTGGGTATGGACGAGGCGACTGCCCAGGACCGTTTCGGCTTTTTGCTCGATGCACTTCGTTTTGGGGCTCCGCCGCACGGGGGAATCGCCCTGGGAGTCGATCGCTGGGTAATGCTTTTCGCAGGGCTGGACAATATTCGGGAGGTGATCGCGTTCCCGAAAACGCAAAAGGCTGCCGATTTGATGACCCAGGCACCCGGCGAAGTCGATGCCGCCCAGCTCAACGAGCTGCAGCTGCGGACGGTGTCGGTCAAGACCTAG